The following are encoded in a window of Geobacter metallireducens GS-15 genomic DNA:
- a CDS encoding glucose 1-dehydrogenase, translating to MHVSELFSLKGKTAIITGGSRGLGLMMAEGFAEAGASLVLCSRNLEQCEDAAANIRKLGVECDALRCDIGEQDEVKAVVAHTMNRFGKIDILVNNAGISWGGELQDTPLKKWDQLYSTNVRGNYFFTTEVVSPMIAGGGGNIINIVSIGGVRSTDPKVVTFPAYASTKGAIIALTKHLSRNWAKHNIRVNAIAPGIFPTEISKTLMVGPQKAVMEAAVPLGRLGEKDDFKGAALFLAADASRYVTGSVLWVDGGMLA from the coding sequence ATGCATGTCAGCGAATTGTTCAGCCTGAAAGGAAAAACAGCCATCATCACCGGAGGCTCGAGGGGACTGGGTCTGATGATGGCGGAAGGGTTTGCAGAGGCGGGAGCCAGTCTTGTTCTCTGCTCGAGAAATTTGGAGCAGTGCGAGGACGCGGCGGCCAATATCCGCAAACTTGGTGTGGAATGCGATGCCCTGCGCTGTGACATCGGGGAACAGGATGAGGTCAAGGCCGTGGTGGCCCATACGATGAACAGGTTCGGAAAGATCGACATCCTGGTGAACAATGCCGGCATCTCGTGGGGTGGGGAACTGCAGGACACGCCGCTCAAGAAATGGGATCAGCTCTACAGCACCAATGTTCGCGGCAACTATTTCTTTACCACTGAAGTCGTCTCCCCCATGATTGCCGGCGGCGGCGGGAATATCATTAACATCGTCTCCATCGGCGGAGTGCGCTCAACGGATCCAAAGGTGGTGACATTCCCCGCGTACGCTTCTACCAAAGGGGCGATCATAGCACTGACAAAGCATCTGTCCCGCAACTGGGCCAAGCACAACATTCGCGTCAATGCCATCGCACCCGGCATTTTCCCGACAGAGATCAGCAAAACCCTGATGGTCGGCCCGCAAAAAGCGGTCATGGAAGCTGCAGTGCCGCTTGGACGCCTTGGTGAAAAGGACGATTTCAAAGGGGCAGCGCTCTTTTTGGCCGCTGATGCCTCACGCTACGTCACGGGATCGGTTTTATGGGTTGATGGAGGTATGCTGGCCTAA
- a CDS encoding nuclear transport factor 2 family protein: METIIKKYFELVNSDSVDGLLELWNDNGTFDIPMLGVLKGKESFRKFYQSLPAMYAKHYDDPVKYVISGNEAVVKVVVTNTTPEGKTVVFNAFSWMTFSNGKLVSIEAKFDSAKLMKDLKG, translated from the coding sequence ATGGAAACAATTATCAAAAAGTATTTTGAACTGGTTAACAGCGACTCCGTAGATGGTCTGCTCGAACTGTGGAACGACAACGGTACCTTCGATATTCCTATGCTGGGGGTACTAAAGGGTAAAGAGTCTTTTCGGAAGTTCTATCAGTCTCTGCCAGCCATGTATGCGAAACATTATGACGATCCGGTCAAGTATGTGATTTCAGGCAATGAGGCGGTCGTAAAGGTCGTTGTAACCAATACCACACCTGAAGGTAAGACCGTTGTTTTCAATGCGTTCAGTTGGATGACTTTCTCTAACGGCAAGCTGGTGTCCATAGAGGCTAAATTCGACAGCGCCAAGCTTATGAAGGATTTGAAAGGATAG
- a CDS encoding MBL fold metallo-hydrolase, producing MSGKVLKEPASGFMFMDTLDRGVKGYAGGWLVRGKRYNCIVETGAGAAVPLWLAGLKQAGIPLESIRWILLTHVHLDHAGGAGELLRHLPNARIGIHPLGVRHILDPQRLLSHAKVVWEKDFDLLGPMLPAPAERVVELGDGEIIEIDDVRRIKVLYTPGHTSHHVAFFEESTRGVFSGDALGAFFRGKHPFGEYVSMPGVSPPKGDIPAYVQSVERIAKLSPRRIYATHFGLWEPAMPYILSATSQIITISDLCRDVFYGGGGLQDFLSRAATLLASVRQSTRGQVELEKNYFSMAKAVWNYVVAEKGGESSPG from the coding sequence GTGAGTGGGAAGGTGCTGAAAGAACCGGCGTCTGGTTTTATGTTCATGGATACCCTTGACAGGGGAGTGAAAGGATATGCAGGCGGCTGGCTGGTCAGGGGGAAACGGTATAATTGTATCGTTGAAACCGGTGCCGGAGCTGCTGTCCCTTTGTGGCTCGCCGGTCTCAAACAGGCCGGTATCCCCTTGGAGAGCATTCGGTGGATACTGCTCACTCATGTTCACCTGGACCATGCCGGCGGTGCAGGTGAGTTGTTGCGGCACCTCCCCAACGCACGTATCGGTATTCACCCTCTAGGGGTGAGGCATATTCTAGATCCGCAGCGACTCCTTTCCCACGCCAAGGTAGTGTGGGAAAAAGATTTTGACCTGCTTGGCCCCATGCTCCCTGCTCCGGCCGAGCGAGTAGTGGAATTGGGGGATGGTGAAATCATCGAGATTGACGATGTCCGACGTATCAAGGTGCTATATACCCCAGGTCACACCTCCCATCATGTGGCGTTTTTCGAGGAATCGACCCGGGGAGTCTTCTCTGGCGACGCCCTTGGCGCTTTTTTTAGAGGGAAACATCCTTTTGGCGAGTACGTTTCCATGCCAGGGGTTTCCCCTCCAAAAGGAGATATCCCCGCCTATGTACAGTCGGTCGAGCGTATTGCCAAGCTTTCTCCCCGACGAATATATGCCACCCATTTCGGCTTGTGGGAGCCGGCAATGCCATACATTCTCTCGGCAACTAGCCAAATTATTACGATCTCGGATCTTTGTCGCGATGTTTTCTACGGAGGAGGGGGATTGCAGGATTTTCTGTCGCGTGCTGCAACCCTCCTTGCCAGCGTCCGGCAAAGTACCAGAGGACAGGTTGAGTTGGAAAAAAACTATTTTTCCATGGCGAAGGCTGTCTGGAACTATGTTGTGGCAGAGAAAGGAGGAGAGAGTTCTCCGGGGTGA
- a CDS encoding PaaI family thioesterase: MTQSDPRLAEYRKWEGVDPWEEQSGPYYFQKEENGHYRCATITGRHSMNSEGRMHGGALMTFADYSLFVFARDCLQGITAVTVSITVDFIGGGGEGQFLESTGEVVHETGTLIFARGKIFHDEQVLLAFSGVLKKMNPRVPTYT, encoded by the coding sequence ATGACCCAGTCTGACCCTCGTCTTGCAGAATACCGGAAATGGGAAGGGGTCGATCCCTGGGAGGAACAGTCCGGTCCCTACTACTTCCAGAAGGAAGAAAACGGCCATTACCGCTGTGCCACTATCACTGGCCGCCATTCCATGAACTCCGAAGGAAGGATGCACGGCGGGGCGCTGATGACCTTTGCCGATTACTCTCTCTTTGTCTTTGCGCGGGACTGCCTTCAGGGGATCACAGCTGTCACCGTCTCGATCACGGTGGACTTCATTGGCGGAGGAGGAGAGGGGCAGTTTCTGGAGTCGACCGGAGAGGTTGTGCATGAGACCGGAACACTGATTTTTGCCCGTGGCAAGATTTTCCACGACGAGCAGGTCCTGCTGGCTTTTTCCGGGGTATTGAAAAAGATGAATCCGCGTGTCCCGACTTATACGTAG
- a CDS encoding zinc-binding dehydrogenase encodes MRAAVFHQIGKPLAIESLNDPIPLDGEVIVNVKACGICGTDIHATADKEMRLADGTVLGHEFAGEIVEVGPQVAVGWAQGDRLCTLPYIGCGHCLACLTGMPWQCKLKKVIGIQTAGGFAEYARVHVNEAVRLPVSVSWQEGALVEPLAIGLHAVRLSRGVAGKSVLVTGAGPIGLAVALWCRFFGARQVVVSEFDPERSKMALAMGATHAVDAKADVGAQYQEITGELPELIFECVGIPGLIAQCVDRAAFGAEIVVVGFCMRPDTFVPALAMLKEITVKFSIGNNKSDFQFIVDMLSSGRISVKPMITAAVSLDDLPKTFESLRTPGEHCKVVVEPGR; translated from the coding sequence ATGAGAGCGGCTGTCTTTCACCAAATCGGAAAGCCTCTTGCCATTGAATCACTAAATGATCCGATACCTTTAGATGGTGAGGTAATCGTTAACGTAAAGGCATGCGGAATTTGTGGCACCGATATTCATGCAACGGCGGACAAGGAAATGCGCCTTGCCGACGGTACAGTCCTGGGACACGAGTTTGCAGGTGAAATTGTCGAGGTCGGGCCACAGGTAGCCGTGGGCTGGGCGCAAGGTGACCGACTCTGTACACTGCCGTACATCGGCTGCGGCCACTGTCTTGCCTGCCTCACCGGTATGCCGTGGCAATGCAAGCTGAAAAAAGTCATTGGAATTCAAACTGCTGGCGGCTTTGCAGAATACGCCCGTGTGCATGTCAATGAGGCGGTCAGGTTGCCGGTCTCGGTCAGTTGGCAGGAAGGTGCCTTGGTGGAGCCGCTTGCAATCGGTCTTCATGCAGTGCGTCTTTCTCGCGGTGTCGCGGGGAAAAGTGTCCTGGTTACTGGTGCGGGCCCTATCGGTCTAGCTGTCGCGCTCTGGTGCCGATTTTTCGGCGCCAGACAGGTGGTCGTAAGCGAATTTGATCCTGAACGCTCGAAGATGGCTCTTGCCATGGGGGCGACCCACGCCGTCGATGCAAAAGCTGATGTGGGTGCCCAGTACCAGGAGATAACCGGGGAGTTGCCGGAACTGATTTTCGAATGTGTGGGAATTCCCGGCCTTATCGCCCAATGCGTTGACAGGGCAGCATTCGGAGCAGAGATTGTCGTAGTCGGCTTTTGCATGCGTCCGGATACCTTTGTCCCGGCTCTAGCGATGCTGAAGGAGATTACGGTCAAATTTTCCATCGGTAACAACAAGTCCGATTTCCAGTTCATTGTTGACATGCTCTCATCTGGCCGTATCTCGGTAAAACCAATGATTACCGCCGCCGTTTCTTTAGACGATTTACCAAAGACATTCGAGTCTCTCAGAACCCCCGGGGAGCATTGCAAGGTAGTGGTGGAACCGGGACGTTGA
- a CDS encoding SDR family NAD(P)-dependent oxidoreductase produces MLKIEDKPVSGLLDLSGKRAVVTGAAAGIGYAIAKRLAEAGATVLITDINREAIEEAEHRLSSMKCKVKSLVSDAGREADIKSLFSYVADSFGGVDILVNNAGIYPATKILDMSLEQWREVIRINLESAFLCSQEAGRIMVRQGTGGVIVNISSMAALKPCFPGLAHYGASKGGVVNLTRSTALELAPHKIRAVAVVPGGILTGGVRSNLKQSEEKDSLQSIGATIPLGGFGQPDDIARTVLFLASDSAAYITGTTILVDGGAMLV; encoded by the coding sequence ATGTTAAAAATTGAAGACAAACCGGTTTCCGGTCTTCTTGATCTTTCAGGCAAAAGGGCGGTTGTTACTGGCGCGGCAGCTGGAATTGGCTATGCGATTGCCAAACGGCTGGCGGAGGCGGGAGCCACTGTTCTGATTACTGATATCAATCGAGAAGCGATTGAAGAGGCGGAACATAGATTGAGCAGCATGAAGTGTAAAGTTAAAAGTCTGGTGTCAGATGCCGGCCGGGAAGCCGATATAAAATCTTTGTTCTCGTACGTTGCTGATAGCTTTGGCGGTGTTGATATCTTGGTGAACAATGCCGGAATTTATCCTGCCACCAAAATTTTGGATATGTCGCTAGAGCAGTGGCGGGAGGTAATCAGGATCAATCTTGAAAGTGCCTTCCTCTGTTCTCAGGAAGCTGGTCGTATCATGGTCCGGCAGGGGACGGGAGGAGTGATTGTCAACATATCTTCCATGGCAGCACTAAAACCATGCTTTCCGGGTCTGGCCCATTATGGAGCCTCAAAAGGAGGGGTTGTAAATCTTACGCGAAGCACGGCCCTGGAACTGGCGCCACACAAGATACGCGCTGTAGCCGTTGTTCCGGGGGGGATCCTGACGGGAGGGGTCCGTTCCAATCTGAAACAGAGCGAGGAAAAGGATTCACTGCAATCCATTGGTGCCACCATTCCCCTCGGCGGGTTTGGCCAACCAGACGACATAGCCAGAACAGTGCTTTTTCTCGCATCGGATTCAGCAGCGTACATCACTGGCACAACCATACTTGTTGACGGCGGTGCGATGCTGGTTTAA
- a CDS encoding VOC family protein codes for MAKQPVFKKVLQVGIVVHDLEKAVRTYADDFGIGPWQFYNLDKSNMHDMKMRGEKAEFSMKVAFTDLGGVQLELIEPLDESIYSDFLREHGEGIHHIACGVRNFEETMASMQKKDIKVLLEGTTSAGMGYVYLDTTDALSCITEIYRIPENLQYIPPDKTYP; via the coding sequence ATGGCTAAACAGCCTGTTTTTAAAAAAGTTCTGCAGGTGGGAATTGTTGTGCATGACTTGGAGAAAGCCGTTCGAACATACGCGGACGACTTTGGAATCGGGCCCTGGCAGTTTTATAACCTGGACAAATCAAATATGCACGATATGAAAATGCGCGGCGAAAAAGCTGAATTTTCCATGAAAGTTGCTTTTACTGACTTGGGAGGGGTCCAACTCGAGCTGATCGAGCCACTCGACGAGAGCATCTATAGCGATTTTCTACGTGAGCATGGGGAGGGGATTCATCACATCGCCTGTGGTGTGCGCAATTTCGAAGAAACCATGGCATCAATGCAAAAGAAGGACATTAAGGTTCTGCTTGAAGGGACCACCAGTGCCGGTATGGGTTATGTATATCTGGATACTACCGATGCACTGTCGTGTATTACAGAAATTTACCGGATTCCGGAAAATCTGCAATATATTCCACCTGACAAGACCTACCCGTAA
- a CDS encoding acyl-CoA thioesterase, translating to MKQILPEILELEQIEENLYRGLSQNLGVNRIYGGQVLGQALAAAGKTVIGRKAHSFHAYFLLMGDNKLPVMYEVDRIHEGHSFATRRVVAIQRGRAIFAMTASFQIEEKGLEHQASMPEVPAPEELPTLVETLGKMAAPNRRLQNFFNNFPIEIRPVKPVNPYASGMYLPFSSVWLRSTDRLSDCVGFHQAALAYASDYGLITTAGLPHDVPSQKGKYLEASLDHALWYHRDFRMDEWVLYVAESPSASNARGFSQGQFFSRDGRLIASVAQEGLIRERRLSVA from the coding sequence ATGAAACAAATATTGCCAGAGATCCTTGAACTCGAACAGATTGAGGAGAACCTTTACCGGGGACTCAGTCAGAATCTTGGCGTTAACCGAATCTATGGTGGCCAGGTTCTCGGTCAGGCCTTGGCTGCCGCAGGAAAAACTGTTATTGGACGTAAGGCTCATTCTTTCCACGCCTATTTTCTCCTCATGGGTGACAATAAGCTTCCGGTCATGTATGAGGTGGACCGTATTCATGAGGGTCACAGTTTTGCGACCCGCAGAGTGGTGGCCATCCAGCGTGGGCGTGCGATCTTTGCCATGACGGCATCGTTTCAGATCGAAGAGAAAGGACTTGAACACCAAGCTTCCATGCCCGAGGTTCCTGCCCCCGAAGAACTTCCGACCTTGGTTGAAACCTTGGGAAAGATGGCCGCTCCCAACAGGCGCCTGCAGAACTTTTTTAATAATTTCCCTATTGAAATACGTCCCGTTAAACCCGTTAATCCCTATGCATCTGGCATGTATCTTCCTTTTTCAAGTGTATGGCTTCGATCTACAGACCGGCTTTCCGACTGTGTCGGGTTCCACCAAGCCGCCTTGGCCTACGCTTCTGACTATGGGTTGATTACCACGGCAGGTCTGCCGCACGATGTACCTTCCCAAAAGGGTAAGTACCTTGAGGCGAGCCTTGACCATGCCCTGTGGTACCATCGTGATTTCCGGATGGATGAGTGGGTCCTTTATGTCGCCGAGAGCCCGAGTGCTTCCAATGCTCGTGGTTTTTCGCAGGGGCAGTTTTTTTCCCGTGACGGCAGACTTATTGCTTCTGTGGCTCAGGAAGGGCTGATACGAGAGCGTCGTTTGTCAGTCGCTTGA
- a CDS encoding 4Fe-4S binding protein produces MGGELILSAVDDGSESLDDVYVKLRKHLDTFVLSAPEAESILGILRIRFTPEEAGAALILSQQHVEITKLAQRGNLDVNVLRPVLERMADKALVYKKNITQDGVAKELYCLLPTAVGLWETSFATGERNPRTEQLARLWQEYYKSGWGKSMLGGAPFTRVIPVGKSIDTSQEIFPYEKAAELIKRYDFAVVIHCPCRKSAELSGSSCGKVTEVCFHFGDLARFMSERGYGREVDQTEVLEILDQTEKAGLVHVVGNAKEMGVSMCSCCPCCCTQLQAIAHKPHAMAKSRFIAGVEQARCIACGLCAKRCPVRGVTSIMGPLHISEEKCIGCGLCVTTCPTQAISLKERQTYQEPFDTGRQLFAAWSQKDKA; encoded by the coding sequence GTGGGTGGCGAATTGATATTAAGTGCTGTGGACGACGGAAGCGAAAGTCTTGATGACGTCTATGTGAAACTACGTAAACACTTGGATACGTTTGTCCTGAGTGCCCCCGAGGCGGAATCGATTCTTGGAATCCTCCGTATCCGATTCACTCCTGAAGAGGCTGGAGCTGCCTTGATTCTGAGTCAGCAACATGTGGAAATAACAAAGCTCGCACAGCGTGGCAACTTGGATGTAAATGTATTGCGTCCTGTTCTTGAACGAATGGCGGATAAGGCACTAGTCTATAAAAAGAATATTACCCAGGATGGAGTGGCCAAGGAACTGTACTGCCTTCTACCAACGGCTGTGGGATTGTGGGAAACCTCGTTTGCCACAGGAGAAAGGAACCCGCGAACTGAGCAGTTGGCCAGGCTTTGGCAGGAATACTACAAAAGTGGATGGGGCAAGAGCATGTTAGGGGGAGCTCCATTCACACGAGTCATTCCTGTGGGGAAATCGATAGATACTAGTCAGGAGATTTTCCCCTACGAGAAGGCGGCAGAGCTTATTAAGCGATATGATTTTGCTGTGGTGATTCATTGCCCTTGTAGGAAGTCAGCAGAGCTTAGTGGAAGCAGTTGCGGTAAAGTCACGGAGGTCTGCTTTCATTTTGGAGATCTTGCCCGCTTTATGAGTGAGAGAGGGTACGGACGGGAAGTGGACCAAACAGAAGTCTTGGAGATCCTGGATCAGACAGAAAAGGCCGGATTGGTTCACGTGGTTGGCAATGCAAAAGAGATGGGTGTTTCTATGTGCAGTTGTTGTCCCTGCTGCTGTACACAATTGCAGGCCATTGCCCACAAACCCCACGCCATGGCGAAATCTAGGTTTATTGCCGGAGTAGAGCAAGCACGATGTATCGCTTGTGGCTTATGTGCAAAGAGGTGCCCAGTCCGGGGTGTTACGTCAATCATGGGGCCGTTACACATAAGCGAGGAGAAATGCATAGGATGTGGACTTTGCGTAACGACTTGTCCTACCCAGGCGATTTCACTAAAAGAACGACAAACCTATCAGGAACCGTTTGATACCGGCAGGCAACTGTTTGCAGCATGGAGTCAAAAAGATAAAGCCTGA
- a CDS encoding IS5-like element ISGme1 family transposase codes for MRGAETKTEALFCYLSPESYVPKDHPLRSIRAMVDKALAELSPQFEAMYSHTGRPSIPPEQLLKALLLQALYTIRSNRLLVEQISYSILFRWFVGLALDEKVWDHSSFSTNLERLIDTDVARLLLAKVVEQARRAKLLSDEHFSVDGTLIEAWASIKSFRPKDGPKPPVGRNTERDFHGEKLKNDTHASTTDPDARIARRSSGKEAKLSYHGHALMENRNGIIVDARITHATGTAERDTAVEMIADVAGNKRITMGGDKGYDTKECVKDLRALKVTPHIAQNTANRRSAIDGRTTRHEGYKTSLRIRKRIEEAFGWLKTVGNLRKTRHRGIAKVDWYFTMAIAAYNLVRLRNLGTKTA; via the coding sequence ATGCGCGGCGCCGAGACAAAAACCGAAGCTCTGTTCTGTTATCTCTCCCCTGAGTCGTACGTCCCGAAGGACCACCCCTTGCGGTCGATCAGGGCGATGGTGGATAAGGCCCTTGCAGAGCTCAGCCCGCAATTCGAGGCCATGTACTCCCACACCGGCCGGCCCTCGATTCCTCCTGAGCAGTTGCTTAAAGCACTTCTGCTTCAGGCGCTGTACACCATCAGGAGTAACCGTCTGCTGGTGGAGCAGATCAGCTACAGCATCCTGTTCCGCTGGTTTGTGGGATTGGCCCTGGACGAGAAGGTCTGGGACCACTCCTCGTTTTCCACCAACCTGGAGCGGTTGATCGATACCGACGTGGCACGGCTGCTCTTGGCAAAAGTAGTTGAGCAGGCCCGAAGGGCAAAGCTGTTGTCCGACGAGCACTTCAGCGTTGACGGCACCCTCATCGAGGCGTGGGCTTCTATCAAGAGCTTTCGGCCCAAGGATGGACCAAAGCCTCCAGTGGGTCGTAACACGGAGCGTGATTTCCACGGCGAAAAGCTCAAAAACGACACCCATGCCTCCACCACCGATCCGGATGCGCGGATTGCCAGGAGAAGCTCGGGCAAAGAGGCGAAGCTCAGTTACCACGGGCACGCTCTCATGGAGAACCGCAACGGGATCATCGTCGATGCCAGAATCACCCACGCAACCGGTACCGCTGAGCGGGATACCGCAGTCGAGATGATCGCAGACGTCGCCGGTAACAAGCGGATCACCATGGGCGGCGACAAGGGCTACGACACCAAAGAGTGCGTCAAAGATCTGCGAGCACTCAAGGTAACCCCTCACATTGCTCAGAACACCGCTAACCGCCGCTCAGCCATCGATGGCAGGACTACCCGCCACGAAGGCTACAAAACCAGCCTGAGGATTCGCAAGCGGATCGAAGAGGCCTTCGGCTGGCTCAAGACTGTCGGCAATCTCCGCAAGACCCGGCATCGGGGAATAGCGAAAGTCGACTGGTACTTCACCATGGCCATTGCGGCATACAATCTGGTCCGGCTGCGCAATCTCGGGACGAAAACGGCATAA
- a CDS encoding TetR/AcrR family transcriptional regulator, with protein MSAKRHCSVDFLTYESERDNGKIECSTYDKLIKTAIMVMSEVGYKGMSIGILADMVGISKSTVIHYFKSKEGILLAVMENFLPAYIDEFKPVLNNKSLDGVTKLNKFVHFHMKMVAERKDVLSINIKDGKFLTGKSRTVYQQQQRLYGQQVVRIIQQIQSEETNLFKDLDPHVTAKAIMGMCNHACVWYKKNDILTGR; from the coding sequence ATGTCTGCAAAGAGACATTGTTCAGTTGATTTCCTCACGTACGAGAGTGAAAGGGATAATGGCAAAATTGAGTGCAGTACCTATGATAAATTAATAAAAACTGCGATTATGGTTATGAGCGAAGTTGGTTATAAAGGTATGTCAATAGGGATTCTTGCGGATATGGTAGGGATTTCAAAGAGCACAGTGATACACTATTTCAAGAGTAAGGAAGGTATCCTTCTAGCTGTAATGGAAAACTTTCTACCCGCGTATATTGATGAATTCAAACCAGTACTCAATAACAAAAGTCTTGATGGAGTTACAAAATTGAATAAGTTTGTCCATTTTCATATGAAAATGGTGGCAGAAAGGAAGGATGTTCTGTCAATTAATATCAAAGATGGTAAATTTCTTACTGGTAAAAGCAGGACTGTATATCAACAACAACAAAGGCTTTATGGACAACAGGTGGTTAGAATAATTCAACAGATACAGTCAGAAGAAACAAACTTGTTCAAAGACCTTGATCCTCATGTTACAGCCAAGGCAATCATGGGGATGTGTAATCATGCGTGCGTTTGGTACAAGAAAAATGATATTTTAACAGGCCGTTGA
- a CDS encoding cache domain-containing protein has translation MRKVVLVTALITLLSAHLLFAAEQIKPSTAKPEESYDSKNAKEMLARAVELYNKKKDRSFADFSMQGQFVKGNLYVYVIGTNGKFLASGGSSSVLIGRDVSNMRDAEGKLFFREMIDTAKSQNAGAVEYKWLNRLDGKPEHKHTYFQRIGDRIIAVGFYIPHASDVQAYALLAQAVETLKKDPVSACNAFNDLNSKFIQDDLYVFVVDLKDNIFRAHGATPRLVNTDAMELRNPDGKSIVKEMIGIAKKKGKGTLTYRWRNLLTGKIEVKNTIFRKVDNYLIAVGYYTQ, from the coding sequence ATGAGAAAAGTAGTCCTCGTTACAGCTCTCATTACATTGTTGTCAGCACATTTGTTGTTTGCTGCTGAACAAATAAAGCCTTCGACTGCCAAGCCTGAAGAAAGCTATGATTCCAAAAACGCTAAGGAAATGCTTGCCCGAGCTGTCGAGCTCTATAACAAAAAAAAGGATCGTTCATTTGCAGACTTCTCCATGCAGGGTCAATTCGTCAAGGGTAATCTCTATGTTTATGTGATCGGAACAAATGGGAAATTTCTCGCAAGCGGTGGATCGTCATCAGTTTTGATTGGTCGGGACGTATCAAACATGCGAGATGCTGAAGGTAAACTATTTTTTCGTGAGATGATAGATACGGCAAAGAGTCAAAATGCCGGTGCGGTTGAATACAAATGGCTCAATCGTTTGGATGGGAAGCCTGAACACAAACATACTTATTTCCAAAGAATAGGGGATCGAATAATTGCTGTTGGGTTCTACATTCCGCATGCAAGTGATGTACAGGCCTATGCTCTCCTTGCGCAGGCTGTTGAAACGCTGAAGAAAGACCCTGTCTCTGCGTGTAATGCTTTTAATGATCTTAATAGCAAGTTTATACAGGATGATCTTTACGTATTTGTTGTAGATTTGAAAGATAATATTTTCCGCGCTCATGGTGCTACACCGCGACTCGTCAACACAGATGCAATGGAGTTGAGAAACCCTGATGGTAAATCAATTGTCAAGGAGATGATTGGCATTGCCAAAAAAAAGGGAAAAGGAACATTGACATATCGTTGGAGGAATTTATTAACGGGGAAAATAGAAGTTAAGAACACTATATTTCGTAAAGTAGACAATTACCTTATTGCAGTAGGCTATTATACGCAATAA